A window of the Thermoleophilia bacterium SCSIO 60948 genome harbors these coding sequences:
- the rpsD gene encoding 30S ribosomal protein S4 — translation MGRYTGPKEKLSRREGVQLGLKGERLLNGKSAMERRPYPPGEHGRGRRRDSEYSLRLRAKQRAKRMYGLRERQFSTLFDRANRESGQAGENLLRRLELRLDNVVFRLGLANTRAQARQFVVHRHVLVNGARVDRPSYALSAGDVVQIKPGAKVEGSARAATELAGATPAWLLADPERLSGSVVREPAREDFSEPIDDRLIVEHYSR, via the coding sequence ATGGGTAGGTACACCGGTCCGAAGGAGAAGCTCTCGCGCCGCGAGGGCGTGCAGCTCGGCCTCAAGGGCGAGCGACTGCTGAACGGCAAGTCGGCGATGGAGCGCCGCCCTTACCCGCCCGGCGAACACGGGCGGGGCCGCAGGCGCGATTCCGAGTACTCGTTGCGGCTACGCGCGAAGCAGCGGGCGAAGCGCATGTACGGCCTGCGCGAGCGTCAGTTCTCGACCCTGTTCGACCGCGCCAACCGCGAGTCCGGACAGGCCGGCGAGAACCTGCTCCGCCGCCTCGAGCTGCGGCTCGACAACGTCGTCTTCCGGCTCGGGCTCGCCAACACCCGGGCCCAGGCGCGCCAGTTCGTCGTCCATCGCCACGTCCTCGTCAACGGCGCGCGCGTGGATCGGCCCTCCTACGCGCTCTCCGCCGGCGACGTCGTCCAGATCAAGCCCGGCGCGAAGGTCGAGGGCTCGGCGCGCGCCGCGACCGAGCTCGCCGGTGCGACCCCGGCGTGGCTGCTCGCCGACCCCGAGCGACTCAGCGGATCGGTGGTCCGCGAACCCGCCCGCGAGGACTTCTCCGAGCCGATCGACGACCGGCTGATCGTCGAGCACTACAGCCGCTGA
- a CDS encoding L,D-transpeptidase, translating to MRRLAPQLIALALVIAALGGCGGDPAAPADAESQPTPPPPTAEGDGEVTPGADRANAGLEERSRPDRSESRVEPELALATKGNPAVWVLPGEKVAMHASPGGEVIQKVDRRTEFGSPTVFSVAERRGDWVGVTSPDLANNQLGWLELDPRHLGSGTSPYLIEVDLSDHTTTLKRGSETVGSFPVTVGAPGSPTPTGRFSVTDVFEGGLGPAYGCCAVAISANQPRTPSGWIGGRRIAIHGTDGTLGVDASHGCVRAEDQNVQALVDRVPLGTPVEIRQ from the coding sequence TTGCGCCGGCTCGCCCCACAACTCATCGCGCTCGCTCTCGTCATCGCCGCCCTCGGCGGGTGCGGCGGCGATCCGGCCGCGCCGGCCGACGCGGAGTCGCAGCCGACGCCGCCTCCGCCGACGGCCGAGGGCGACGGCGAGGTCACCCCCGGGGCCGACCGCGCGAACGCCGGGCTCGAGGAGCGCAGCCGCCCCGACCGCAGCGAGAGCCGGGTCGAGCCCGAGCTCGCGCTCGCGACGAAGGGCAACCCCGCCGTCTGGGTCCTGCCGGGCGAGAAGGTCGCGATGCATGCCTCGCCCGGCGGCGAGGTGATCCAGAAGGTCGACCGGCGTACCGAGTTCGGGTCGCCGACCGTGTTCTCCGTCGCAGAGCGGCGCGGCGATTGGGTCGGGGTCACGAGTCCCGATCTCGCCAACAATCAGCTCGGCTGGCTCGAGCTCGACCCGCGCCACCTCGGCAGCGGGACGTCGCCCTACCTGATCGAGGTCGACCTCTCCGACCACACGACGACGCTCAAGCGCGGCTCGGAGACGGTCGGCAGCTTCCCGGTCACCGTCGGCGCGCCCGGCTCACCGACGCCGACCGGCCGCTTCTCGGTGACCGACGTGTTCGAGGGTGGGCTCGGCCCGGCATACGGCTGCTGCGCCGTCGCGATCTCCGCCAACCAGCCGCGGACGCCGTCGGGTTGGATCGGCGGCCGGCGGATCGCGATCCACGGGACCGACGGGACGCTCGGGGTCGACGCCTCGCACGGCTGCGTGCGCGCGGAGGACCAGAACGTCCAGGCGCTCGTCGACCGCGTGCCGCTCGGCACGCCGGTCGAGATCAGGCAGTAG